The proteins below are encoded in one region of Triticum aestivum cultivar Chinese Spring chromosome 1B, IWGSC CS RefSeq v2.1, whole genome shotgun sequence:
- the LOC123097650 gene encoding BTB/POZ and MATH domain-containing protein 1-like, which yields MQSFGVSPFDRGLVCVLAALLMSRPPSPSSSTLDDDTANPPVPATPLATLTPPWQTASDIVAWRRTPWFGSKVVEIDGYFGRAKCVGTGGHMTSDAFGAGVYDWCVKIYPDGKSSSDAGWVSVYLQIQASRANDDGLTAMARFSISLLGQDRQEVPSYSRQWRRNKIVPFAPEEERGYRRFIEVDALEAYVGDDDCFRVSCEVAVYDMCSEPAVTPRPVVVPPSDLHRQLLALLRSERGGDVTFSVGGELFPAHKYMVTARSPVFMAELFGPMMQPENSRVVRVDDMEPRVFEAMLDFIYTDSLPEIDAGETVEMAQHLLVAADRYDLQRLKLICEDMLCDNIDTSTAATTLTLAEQHGCRGLKEACMYHLASPGNLEAVMASDGFTHLTKSCPALHRAIVDQAAAVSGSHIVKIVGYSHTKTLGYGNCLTSKVFVIGGRRWCMEYYPDGHSPENTDWISVLIGLDRSDPIWGTTAKARYEISLLALDGSPVASCRIASKGRCKFTGRGKRGGELVERKVLEESGYLNDDAFSIRCDITMAK from the coding sequence ATGCAAAGCTTTGGTGTTTCACCCTTCGATCGGGGTCTTGTTTGTGTGCTTGCGGCGCTGCTAATGTCACGTCCaccgtctccttcctcctccacccTCGACGATGACACCGCCAATCCACCAGTGCCGGCGACGCCACTAGCCACCCTGACGCCGCCATGGCAGACCGCCTCGGACATTGTGGCGTGGCGCAGGACACCCTGGTTCGGATCGAAGGTCGTCGAGATCGACGGGTACTTTGGGCGCGCCAAGTGTGTCGGCACTGGCGGACACATGACCTCCGACGCGTTCGGCGCCGGGGTCTATGACTGGTGCGTGAAGATCTACCCCGACGGCAAGAGTTCGTCCGACGCCGGCTGGGTCTCCGTCTACCTGCAGATCCAGGCTAGCCGCGCCAACGACGACGGCTTGACTGCCATGGCGCGGTTCAGCATCTCCTTACTCGGCCAGGACAGACAAGAGGTGCCGTCGTACAGCAGACAGTGGAGGCGGAACAAGATCGTCCCCTTCGCTCCCGAGGAAGAACGTGGATATCGCCGGTTCATCGAGGTTGACGCCTTGGAGGCCTACGTGGGAGATGACGATTGTTTCAGAGTCAGCTGCGAAGTCGCCGTCTATGACATGTGCTCCGAACCCGCCGTTACCCCGCGGCCCGTCGTTGTCCCGCCGTCCGACCTGCATCGGCAGCTCCTTGCCCTCCTGAGGAGCGAACGGGGAGGGGACGTGACGTTCTCGGTCGGCGGTGAGCTGTTCCCGGCGCACAAGTACATGGTCACCGCTCGGTCCCCGGTATTCATGGCAGAGCTCTTTGGCCCGATGATGCAGCCGGAGAACAGTCGTGTAGTACGGGTCGATGACATGGAGCCAAGAGTCTTCGAGGCTATGCTCGACTTCATCTACACGGACTCACTGCCCGAGATTGACGCCGGCGAGACGGTGGAGATGGCCCAGCACCTCCTCGTGGCGGCCGACAGGTATGATCTCCAGAGGCTGAAGTTGATCTGCGAGGACATGTTGTGTGACAACATTGACACGAGCACGGCGGCGACCACTCTGACTCTGGCCGAGCAGCATGGTTGCCGTGGGCTCAAGGAAGCGTGCATGTACCACCTCGCGTCGCCGGGCAACCTAGAGGCCGTCATGGCGAGCGACGGCTTTACACACCTGACGAAGAGCTGCCCCGCCCTCCACAGGGCCATCGTAGACCAGGCCGCGGCCGTGTCCGGGTCACACATTGTCAAGATAGTCGGCTACTCCCATACCAAAACGCTCGGCTACGGCAATTGCCTCACGTCCAAGGTGTTCGTCATCGGAGGCCGTCGCTGGTGCATGGAGTACTACCCCGACGGCCATAGCCCAGAAAACACCGATTGGATATCCGTCCTTATCGGGCTTGATCGCTCCGACCCCATTTGGGGCACCACCGCCAAAGCACGGTACGAGATCAGTTTGCTTGCCCTTGACGGGAGCCCGGTGGCGTCGTGTAGAATCGCTAGCAAAGGACGATGCAAGTTCACCGGCAGAGGGAAGCGGGGCGGTGAACTCGTGGAGAGGAAGGTCCTGGAGGAATCGGGCTACCTGAATGACGATGCTTTTAGTATCAGGTGTGATATCACCATGGCAAAGTAA